The Ascochyta rabiei chromosome 12, complete sequence DNA window CAGCCTGCTGGAAGCCTGGCTGGCGTCTCTTCGATGGGAGGGCACGAGCGATGTTGGTGTCCTCAACCTTGAGAGCCTCTTGGTCGACGGTGAACTGAATGGGGGCCGAAGCAGCCATGGTTCGGAGATAGTACATGCCGGTCTTGAGACCAAGCTTCCATCCGGCGAAGTGCATGGAGGTGATCTTGCCCATGGTAGGCTCCTTCATGTGGATGTTCAGTGACTGAGACTGGTCAATGAAGGCACCACGGTCAGCGGCCATCTGAATGATGGTACGCTGCGAGATTTCCCAGACAGTCTTGTATAAGGTCTTGATCTCATCAGGGATGTTGGGGATGCGCTGGATAGAACCACCGTCGGCGATGATGCGGTTCTTCATGTTCTCGGTCCAAAGACCCATGTCGACAAGATCCTTGAGCAACCAGGGGTTGACAACCTGGAACTCACCAGCGAGCACACGACGAGAGTAGATGTTTGATGTGTATGGCTCGAAGCACTCGTTGTTGCCGAGGATCTGGGAAGTGGAGGCAGTGGGCATAGGTGCAACGAGCAGAGAGTTGCGGACACCATGCTGTGCGATCTTCTCCTTCAGCGAAGCCCAATCCCAGAGGTCGGTAGGAGTGACACCCCACATGTCATACTGGAGCTGACCCTGAGAAATGGGCGAGCCTTCGTACGTGGTGTAAGGGCCAAGCTCCTTGGCGATGTCGCAGGAAGAGGTCAAGGCAGCGTGGTAGATGGTCTCGAAGATCTGGGTGTTGAGCTTCTTGGCCTCGGGAGACTCGAAAGGCAAACGAAGAGCAAGGAAAGCATCGGCAAGACCTTGTACACCCAGACCGATAGGCCTGTGACGGAAGTTGCTACGGCGTGCCTCCTCGACAGGGTAGTGATTGACCTCAATGATCTTGTTGAGGTTGCGGGTACAGACCTGCACGACCTCGTGGAGCTTCTTGAAGTCGAACACACCCCGCTTGTAGTCAACAAACGATGGCAGAGCAACGGAAGCCAAGTTGCAAACGGCAACCTCATCTGGCGCTGTGTATTCGATGATCTCAGTGCACAGGTTGGAGCTGCGAATGGTACCGAGGTTCTTCTGGTTGCTCTTCCTGTTGGCGGCATCCTTGTAAAGCATGAAGGGGTTGCCAGTCTCGGTCTGAGCCTCGAGGATGGCATACCAGAGCTTTTGGGCACGGACGGTCTCGCGACCCTTATTCTCTCTCTCATACTTCTCGTACAGGGCAACGAACTCGTCGCCGTAGACGTCAGCAAGACCTGGGCACTCGTTGGGGCACATAAGCGTCCACTCGCCATTCTCCTGGACACGCTGCATGAAAAGATCGGGGATCCACAGGGCATAGAACAAGTCGCGAGCACGAACCTCCTCCTTGCCGTGGTTCTTCCTCAAGTCGAGGAAGCCGAAGACGTCAGCGTGCCATGGCTCGAGGTAGATGGCGAACGCACCAGGGCGCTTGTTGCCACCCTGGTCGACGTAGCGGGCGGTGTTGTTGTAGACACGAAGCATAGGGATGAGACCGTTCGATGTTCCATTGGTTCCTCCGATATAGGAGCCAGTGGCACGAATGCGGTGCACATTGAGACCAATACCGCCAGCAGTCTTGGAGATCAACGCACAAGTCTTCAATGTGTCGTAGATACCGTCAATGCTGTCTTCCTTCATGTCGATGAGGAAGCAAGATGACATTTGTGGGGATGGTGTGCCCGCGTTGAAGAGCGTCGGCGACGCGTGTGTGAAGTACTTTTGCGACATGTAGTCGTATGTCTCGATGGCCTTCTCAATGTCCTCCATGTGGATACCAACAGCGACGCGCATGAGCATGTGCTGTGGGCGTTCGGCAACTTTTCCGTTGATGCGGAGGAGATATGAGCGCTCCAGTGTCTTGAAGCCGAAGAACTGGTAGTTAAAGTCACGGTCGTAGACGATGGCGCTGTTGAGCTCATCGGCATGGTCCTGGATGATCTTGTAGACTCTGTCCGAGATCATGGGCTGGCTCTTGCCGTTCTTGGGATTGATATATGTGTAAAGGTCGTGGACGACGGCAGAGAACTGCTTCTTTGTCTGCTTGTGGAGGTTGGAGACGGCGATACGCGCGGCAAGGATGGCGTAGTCGGGATGTGTGGTGGTCATGTATGCTGCTGTCTCGGCGGCCTATCGTTTATTAGTCCTGAGGAGGTGTCGACGCGTTCATAGTGACGTACCAAGTCGTCGAGCTGGACTGTGTTCACGCCCTGGTACACGCCGGAGATGACCTTCATTGTGATGGCAGCAGGGTCGACATGGTCAGGATCAAGCCCGTAGCACAGCCTCGAGACGCGAGCTGTGATCTTGTCGAACTGCACGCGTTCTTTGCGTCCATCTGTTGCACGACTGTCAGCCACGACCACAGCGTGCGTGCAGCTAGACGCAGGGATCTCGAAAGCGGCCAAGACGAAAGGGACGACTTGTACATACCTCGCTTGAAGACAAACATGTTGAAGACGCGAAGATATTATGGGGTATATGGGTGTAGAGAGGGGAGAAGGTGTGTGAAGAGAGGGGATAGTGCGGTGGGGTTGGAGGAGGTTTTAAGTGTTTGGCACGGCAACGCGCTCGCGTCGATGGCACGTTCACGCGTCGTGTCTGCCGCAGATTTGTAACTAGCGCGTTGCATCGAGTTAAGTGCTTGCATCGGCCGCGGCCGGCGGAGATGATCTGATAAGATAGGATCGGCCAATTTGGCGCCGAAGTTCCGAACTTTTCTGGTGCAGCATCAATCATCGAAGACCTCCAAGGTGTATCGTGAGCCGCATCGAATCACCCTCGCTTCTCCCTTGTACCTTCACGGCGCCAATTATCTCTCACGATGGCCGGTGGACACATGAAATACCGCGCCCTCAGTCGGTCGTCGTCGCATCGACAGGCCCTCTTACGCAACCTCGTCACATCGCTGTTCAAACACGAATCGATAGCAACAACATGGCACAAGGCAAAGGAGGCGCAGCGCTTGGCAGAGAAGCTGGTCACATTGGGCAAGAAGAACACAGAGGCCTCACGGCGGAGAGCGCACCAGATCTTCTATGTACGAGCATCCAGCGCCCCTGCGCCAACTCCATATTGATTGTTGCAGGAACCAAATGATATGGTCCCCAAGCTTTTCGGCCCCATAAGAGAGCGCTACGCCGGCCGACCTGGAGGCTACACACGCGTCCTCCGCATCGAACCCATGAAGGAAGATCAGGCTGAATCCGCGATTCTCGAACTCGTCGATGGACCCAAAGACATGCGCTTCGCCATGACAGCGAAGACATTGGCGCGTCTGCCCCCCAATAAGCAACTCAACGATATGACAGCAAAGAATGTCAAGAGGGTCACACAATTTCGCGAGGATGGCATGAGCCAACTGCAAGAGATGGTTCAGCAGATGCGCATTGAGAAGGAGAATGGTATTGATGACCGGGTGCTGCCCGCGCCTAGGAGGGTGTACCCAGAGGAGAGTATGAGGAGGGACATGCACTACCCAGAGGAGGTCGAGGACTGGAAGCTCCCCAACCCTCTGCCTAAGAAGCAGACCAAGAAGGAGGTGGAAGTTGTGGAACCAGAGGATGACTTTGTGGTTGCAGAGCGCAGTCTCGGGAAGGAGGTGAATGCCTAAGGCCGATGTGTTATATCTGTATTATACCAATGTTCACATACCACGTGCGAGGCTTCGCGTTGCGTCGTACACTTCACCAACGAACGGTGAGAACTCACTCGCGTGGCGGTGTCAATCACAATGCTGGCAGATGTTCGTAACGCCGCAAAGTAGCACCTGGCAAACAAGAAGTGTCATCATCAATCCGCAGAGTATGGGACGCAGTCGCGCCGACTCTATGATCCAGGTCGTAATGATGGTTAGCTGGATCACTTCGCTGGTGAACCTGGCTTTGGCGATATGTTCTGGCACAAGCAGCTGCGATCATGGATTACGCTAGCCAATGATGCTCACCTACACGGCAGTCACGTCCACTCTCACCGTACTTGTGGTACCAACTCGCTTTTACTCGAGAAGGGGTTCAGCAAATCATACTTCACACTCACACTCACACTCACTAGCTCCAGAAAAGTCACCGTACCACAAAGCTTCGAAAGCTCACCCTCGATCATCAACAACAACTACCTCTGCTGCTACCTCTGCTGCTACCTCTGCTGCTACCTCTGCTGCTACCTCTGCGAACACCAATTCAGCCTTGTCTATCTCCACTAGCTTACAATGACGAAAAACAACAACACACTAACTCGCGATATGCCCCGCATATCGTAGGTGATGGCCGTATCATGACTATTACATCAAAAGGCAAGGCTGACCCTGGCAGTGCACAGGCTGCTCGCTTCGCCACCGTCCTCGTTGGTTCGGATAAGAAATCTTTTGTCGTTCACCAAGACCTCCTGACATACCATTCGCGCTTCTTCAAGGCGGCTTTGACAGGCAACTTCAAGGAGGCTGGAGACAAGACCGTCACCCTGAAAGAAGAAGACCCGCTAATCTTCGAATTCTTCGTACACTGGCTGTACCACAAAGGATTTCCTGCAAAGCATAACACTTCTGTCGAGCTGCTCAACGATTGGGAACGTGAGAACGACCATGGTGGTGCGAAAACGGGCAATTTGATCCACCTTTACATTCTTGGCGATCAGTACGGTGTACCAGAACTGGGGCTTCTCGCCTTGACCGAGCTTTTCCAGCACATGGAAGAGATGGAAACTGGCCTTCCCAACCGCTTGCAGATTATCCACGCATTCAACAGTCTCCCCGATGGGTCTGCTCTCTTACTCTACCTAATCGATTCGCACTGTCATTATTCCGGAGGATATTTCTGGGACAATGAGAACGTACACGACTTTCCTTCGGCTTTCCTTATCGGCATCTTAAAGCGGTACTCCCAGTATGCGCAAGGTGGTCGATCCTCCTCCGAAGAACTCAACTTGTGCGACTACCATGACCACAAAGAAGACAAGGAGGGGTCAAGCTGTCCATTTAAGGAGATCATAACACTACTCTAGTTGGGATTGAGGTTTGGCCAAGGTTGAGGACGGACGTAGGACGATTTCATTCCACATATCCCGAGTATACCTAGTCGTCCACTCAGAACACAAACTACAAGCTCGATCATTGCCCAACATCTATATATGCCATTGTAACTGAAGATCCACACCCTCCATGCAGGTCGAAGGAAACAGCAAAAAGCCCCATCCATCTGCTGTCTAATGTCAAGCCCAAGAATATAACCTACTACTTCTTGACATGCTAGCTCGTCACGATGCTCATAAATCACTTTGTCTAGCGCCCAACCGAATTCACCGATGAAGCCACTGTAAAAGAATTGACGGGTTCTAAGGCTTGTGTCGGAGGGTACATCTTTCCTATGCAACAAACACAATAATTTTCATCGGTCCTCTGGCTCGATTGCAGAGTGGCAGATAAGGCGCTGCGTGTGTGGAAGGGCAATTTCGAAGCCGACAGAATCGAAAGTAGCTTCTAAAGGTTCGATTATCGTACCTCCATCTGCATGTCTGCGTTTCGGCGATTTGATATTTGTTATTGATCGCCAGTCTCAGCTCGCTCTACTCCTGCTATCCGTTCTCGCTGCAGCTTCAAGCAATCCTGTTACCGTCGTGACTGTGTACCCTCTTCTCTTCAGCTCAGGCAGCACTTTGCGCAACATCGGTATCGTCCACCCTCTCCTATCGTGACAGATGATGATTCCACCAGGCCGCGCCATGCTCAAGATGTGCCTTGCGTTTACCCCCGGGTACGGAATTTGCGGGTCATGAGGGTAGATACTCCCCAAGACCATCTGGTACCCTAGCTCTTTGACCTGAGCGCGCATCCTCGTACTGAAAAACCCAGACCCAGGGCGGAAGTATTTGGGCGGCCGCGGCAGCTCAAGGTTTGCATAGGTGCCGTTGATCGAGCTCTCGACTTCTCCCATCTCAGCTTCCAGCTGCGTCGGCGAAAGGGATCGACTCGGTTCATCATGCATTGCGTGGTTGCCGAGTTCCATACCGCTCTTCGCCATCTGTGCCAGAAtcccttcccttcccttGACTTGCCCGCCAATAACGAAGAACGTCGCTTTTGCATCGTTCTCCTTCAACAGCTCCAGGATCCCCCTTGTGAATTCTGATGGCGCATCATCGATAGTCAAGGCGATCACTTTCTCGGAAGTAGGCACGTGCCACAACACATCCGGCCAGCGGCGCTGGAAATACCGTATCAAAGTGTTTGGCGGTTTGTAGATGCAGTAGAAGGGAAATATGAACGTGGAGATTGTTGCTATCAGGATAAACATTGCGAAGACACGGGAGCGGCGAGCGCGCCGTTGTAGCCTGGAGGGGAGGCGGAAGAGCCGGCACACTGGGCGGTACATGAGGTGCCGCGGGTCAGAGATTGAGACCGGATGATCATGTTACAATCGTGGAGAATAACATCAAGGATCTGGATGTTGCTGTCTTGCTTGATTGCGCAACGTGAGCGACGCTGATCAAAGGGGTTAGGGGTGCAGGGATCATCAGCCAAACGCGTCGACTAGCGTGAGCGGAGGCCCGCGAATTATTTCTGCAGCGAGACTGCATCATTCCTGTCTCTCACCACTGCAACGGCAGCTACGTGCTCAGG harbors:
- a CDS encoding Ribonucleoside-diphosphate reductase, whose translation is MFVFKRDGRKERVQFDKITARVSRLCYGLDPDHVDPAAITMKVISGVYQGVNTVQLDDLAAETAAYMTTTHPDYAILAARIAVSNLHKQTKKQFSAVVHDLYTYINPKNGKSQPMISDRVYKIIQDHADELNSAIVYDRDFNYQFFGFKTLERSYLLRINGKVAERPQHMLMRVAVGIHMEDIEKAIETYDYMSQKYFTHASPTLFNAGTPSPQMSSCFLIDMKEDSIDGIYDTLKTCALISKTAGGIGLNVHRIRATGSYIGGTNGTSNGLIPMLRVYNNTARYVDQGGNKRPGAFAIYLEPWHADVFGFLDLRKNHGKEEVRARDLFYALWIPDLFMQRVQENGEWTLMCPNECPGLADVYGDEFVALYEKYERENKGRETVRAQKLWYAILEAQTETGNPFMLYKDAANRKSNQKNLGTIRSSNLCTEIIEYTAPDEVAVCNLASVALPSFVDYKRGVFDFKKLHEVVQVCTRNLNKIIEVNHYPVEEARRSNFRHRPIGLGVQGLADAFLALRLPFESPEAKKLNTQIFETIYHAALTSSCDIAKELGPYTTYEGSPISQGQLQYDMWGVTPTDLWDWASLKEKIAQHGVRNSLLVAPMPTASTSQILGNNECFEPYTSNIYSRRVLAGEFQVVNPWLLKDLVDMGLWTENMKNRIIADGGSIQRIPNIPDEIKTLYKTVWEISQRTIIQMAADRGAFIDQSQSLNIHMKEPTMGKITSMHFAGWKLGLKTGMYYLRTMAASAPIQFTVDQEALKVEDTNIARALPSKRRQPGFQQAGVGSPSPTPAPRPMYATKTPNGVSEAVNGVPTPSATPPPAAENRLPPVENALASKPFKADVEEGDSPRLVAADSTSKPVEEDSSSKDKQAEDADDDSKERDGDIYAEAALACSIENPESCLMCSG
- a CDS encoding 54S ribosomal protein L8, mitochondrial codes for the protein MAGGHMKYRALSRSSSHRQALLRNLVTSLFKHESIATTWHKAKEAQRLAEKLVTLGKKNTEASRRRAHQIFYEPNDMVPKLFGPIRERYAGRPGGYTRVLRIEPMKEDQAESAILELVDGPKDMRFAMTAKTLARLPPNKQLNDMTAKNVKRVTQFREDGMSQLQEMVQQMRIEKENGIDDRVLPAPRRVYPEESMRRDMHYPEEVEDWKLPNPLPKKQTKKEVEVVEPEDDFVVAERSLGKEVNA